A part of Gracilimonas sp. genomic DNA contains:
- a CDS encoding histidine kinase, translated as MIKDWTKYQAFVIGPAITYAMILFMEYIDLIRVPSGAWISNTLGFLFYALFISLAIHKYLAKGGSLIRVGAGFGILAIVIFSIGYFTSNIQDNPLMILLMISFWLVLFYFILPEFFQKYRWLIVGLYGGSALFFLYARLFTGSFELYESTYKVWALSLFLLPIPILISLWFYEQWKWFRTLKAEKAKAELALLRSQINPHFFFNTLNNLYSLVVHQSDKAPEVVLKLSDMMRYTIYEGKKDMVPLNEEVEYLQRYIDLHKIRYQKEVDIRFEKPEDSDADIAPLLFIVPLENSFKHGVESMREGAYIHLSVKTDAREGKVVFEISNNFEEQEGEAEKGIGLQNLKQRLELLYPDRHKLDILKEEGVFTIILELC; from the coding sequence ATGATAAAAGATTGGACGAAATATCAGGCGTTTGTCATAGGGCCGGCTATCACTTATGCAATGATCTTGTTTATGGAATACATAGACCTGATCAGGGTACCCTCAGGGGCGTGGATATCGAATACGCTTGGGTTCTTGTTTTATGCCCTATTCATTTCACTTGCAATCCATAAATACCTGGCAAAGGGAGGTTCGCTGATTAGAGTTGGGGCAGGTTTTGGCATTCTGGCCATTGTGATTTTCAGTATCGGATATTTCACCAGTAATATTCAGGATAATCCACTGATGATTTTACTGATGATCTCTTTCTGGCTGGTGCTATTCTATTTCATTTTACCGGAATTTTTCCAAAAGTATCGATGGCTGATTGTCGGCTTATACGGGGGGTCGGCACTATTCTTTTTATACGCAAGGCTATTCACGGGGAGCTTTGAATTGTATGAAAGCACTTATAAAGTCTGGGCACTGAGCTTATTTTTGCTTCCCATTCCCATTCTTATAAGCCTTTGGTTTTATGAACAATGGAAATGGTTCCGAACCCTGAAAGCGGAGAAAGCCAAAGCGGAACTGGCCTTGTTGAGAAGCCAGATCAATCCACATTTTTTCTTCAATACATTAAACAACCTTTACTCGTTGGTGGTACATCAGTCTGATAAAGCTCCGGAAGTAGTCCTGAAACTGTCGGATATGATGAGATATACCATTTATGAAGGGAAGAAAGATATGGTGCCTTTGAATGAAGAAGTTGAATACCTGCAGCGCTATATCGACTTGCACAAAATAAGGTATCAAAAGGAAGTGGATATCCGGTTCGAAAAGCCGGAAGATTCTGATGCCGATATCGCACCATTACTGTTTATTGTCCCTCTGGAAAATTCGTTCAAACACGGAGTGGAAAGTATGCGGGAAGGAGCGTATATACACCTTTCTGTAAAAACAGATGCCAGAGAAGGAAAAGTTGTTTTTGAAATTAGTAATAACTTTGAAGAACAGGAAGGAGAAGCTGAAAAGGGTATTGGCCTCCAAAATCTTAAGCAACGCCTGGAATTGTTATACCCCGACCGGCATAAGCTGGATATTTTGAAAGAAGAAGGCGTATTTACGATAATCCTTGAGCTCTGTTAA
- a CDS encoding DUF2911 domain-containing protein codes for MIKSFVLRVSIVAFCVIAFGCEAKKPEDPQSAQNGNRKSPIAISSIKHEGTYIKVVYGQPYRRGRTIFGDWEPWGEVWRTGANEATEITFTEPVLMGDQAVRQGTYALFTIPEPDSFTVILNHELGQWGAFEYKPERDYKRMKFPVQNLETPVESFAIEFSEPEYSMTTMTMKWDVIRVDMPIRFYGE; via the coding sequence TTGATAAAATCATTTGTTCTTCGTGTTTCCATTGTAGCTTTTTGTGTAATTGCTTTTGGTTGTGAAGCTAAAAAGCCTGAGGATCCTCAATCAGCTCAAAACGGCAATCGAAAAAGCCCGATAGCTATTTCTTCGATCAAACATGAAGGCACCTACATTAAAGTAGTGTATGGTCAGCCATACCGGCGTGGCCGCACTATATTTGGAGATTGGGAGCCATGGGGAGAAGTTTGGCGGACGGGAGCAAACGAAGCCACAGAAATTACTTTTACTGAACCTGTTTTGATGGGAGATCAAGCCGTGCGTCAGGGAACTTATGCTCTTTTTACTATTCCTGAGCCTGACTCTTTTACCGTTATTCTGAATCATGAATTAGGCCAATGGGGAGCATTCGAATACAAACCCGAGCGCGACTATAAACGAATGAAATTCCCGGTTCAGAATTTAGAAACTCCGGTCGAGTCATTCGCTATTGAATTCTCAGAACCGGAATACAGCATGACCACGATGACCATGAAGTGGGATGTGATTAGAGTAGATATGCCTATTCGGTTTTATGGGGAATAG
- a CDS encoding M1 family aminopeptidase translates to MISALFRFELKYQKKLWALPAAMILFFLCGLQIGGQAFAPDLVDFNAPYQISYYTSIFTLGAVFAIMFFVINGILRDRTYQMQEIIFSTGVQKHQFFMSRFSGVFVFSILSVSPLLLGMMTGTLLFDLDPDRLSPFSVSPYFWNWLVFVLPNVFICSAFIFSVGLLSKNRMSIYASAILVYVLYFVCSFFFDSPMLAGSTPTHTDNMTLAALGDPFGISAFMEQSQYLTPLQKNTVWVSLSGNFLLNRLLWIGVSFAILGLSYRFFSFRTFQKGKKDSTPDKVAPEKNDVKDTIYRPVNPSLSSSRLFWHSFIAQSKTGVKQLFKSLPFQAMLAFIIFVIGAEFSSKLIEGGSYSESLYPVTALLAGLNNTALFIFGVMLVIFYSGEWGWKERSENMHLILDATPASNASFFWSKVSVLLFIPLMFITLEIVIAIVFQLVMDYTVIDAGTYLSLYYFQGIPLAFYILFGMFVQALSPDKYLGMAITGLFVAVFATPLSGSLGIEHPLLKVGAMPSVTFSDMTGVSNNAGTFYLFSTHWMILGLILSLIALHIWRRGITERFLIHARQLFRGWSQRRLAVVAVLGIAFLCTSGMIFYKTNIESEYLSTSERLDRWADYEKKYKHYDEEKWLYPVAISTNVALYPEKRSYTVDAVYTLTNKSDTVVNRALIIEKKSITDIQLEGATLIYHDATLGIYEFLFNKPVLPGDKVALTFTAQSNQEGLRSGNDLVDNGSYVHLRDFSPYLGYTDNLEVSDKTEREKRGLPEREQEQPSAADFEVMESGFGRVDLETTLSVPASQTGISVGDLKEQWSKNGRNYYRYESSKPVAPAISYHSADYAIEQEDYKGISLEHYFHPGHEFNNPTTMSSMKQTLDYAQKEFGEYPLEHLRIVEIPSFWGFGGFAASGTISMVEDNFYLVDERDTSTFSLVAKRAIHEVAHQWWGHMLSTQSISGGAIFVEGFAKYTEAVVMEKYYGMASLYQLSESANHTYFNGRSYASAPEQPLYLEQGEHYMLYGKSYIVMMALKELIGEESLNRVLKTLINRHKNELDASVTSPEFLNEIYKSIPKEYHSLIDDWFKKIITYNLSISDAGYSTLANGTFQITITIEAEKLESINGIESPVSMNEPVSIGLFSVHPSEASKEDIIILKPREIKDGKQQLVIQVDTLPQYVSIDPYGTRPDLVRQDNHLKLE, encoded by the coding sequence ATGATCTCAGCATTATTCAGATTCGAACTTAAGTACCAGAAAAAGCTGTGGGCATTACCCGCTGCTATGATCCTGTTCTTCCTTTGCGGTTTGCAGATTGGCGGTCAGGCTTTTGCCCCCGACCTTGTTGACTTTAATGCCCCGTACCAAATCAGCTATTATACCTCCATTTTTACGCTCGGAGCGGTTTTTGCCATCATGTTTTTTGTGATAAATGGGATATTACGGGACCGTACCTACCAGATGCAGGAAATTATTTTCAGCACCGGAGTTCAAAAGCACCAATTTTTCATGAGTCGGTTTTCCGGGGTGTTTGTGTTCAGCATTCTGTCCGTAAGTCCACTTTTGCTTGGTATGATGACAGGCACGCTCCTCTTTGATTTGGACCCCGATCGCCTCTCTCCATTTTCTGTTTCTCCCTATTTCTGGAATTGGCTGGTATTCGTGCTACCGAACGTCTTCATCTGTTCTGCCTTTATATTTTCTGTGGGACTCCTTTCCAAAAACCGCATGTCGATTTACGCATCTGCCATCCTGGTGTATGTGCTTTACTTTGTTTGTTCCTTTTTCTTCGACTCTCCGATGCTGGCCGGTTCAACCCCCACTCACACCGATAATATGACGCTGGCTGCGCTGGGTGACCCATTTGGGATATCAGCTTTTATGGAGCAAAGCCAGTACCTCACTCCTCTTCAAAAAAATACGGTCTGGGTGTCACTAAGTGGGAATTTCCTGCTCAACCGTTTACTCTGGATAGGCGTCTCTTTCGCAATATTAGGTCTTTCCTATAGGTTTTTTTCATTTCGAACCTTCCAAAAAGGAAAAAAGGATTCCACCCCCGATAAAGTAGCACCTGAAAAAAATGATGTAAAAGACACCATTTACCGTCCGGTTAATCCATCATTAAGCAGCAGTCGACTTTTTTGGCATAGTTTCATTGCTCAGAGTAAAACAGGGGTCAAGCAGCTGTTCAAAAGCCTGCCTTTTCAGGCCATGCTCGCTTTCATCATATTTGTTATTGGAGCCGAGTTTTCTTCTAAGCTCATTGAGGGTGGTAGCTACTCCGAAAGTCTATATCCGGTCACAGCCTTATTAGCTGGTTTAAACAACACCGCCTTATTCATCTTTGGTGTGATGCTGGTTATATTTTATAGTGGCGAGTGGGGCTGGAAAGAGCGAAGTGAGAATATGCATCTTATTCTGGATGCAACTCCCGCTTCCAATGCCTCCTTCTTTTGGTCGAAGGTTTCAGTGCTGCTTTTCATCCCGTTGATGTTCATCACCCTTGAAATTGTTATTGCTATCGTTTTTCAATTGGTGATGGATTATACCGTCATTGATGCGGGCACCTATCTGTCACTATACTACTTCCAGGGAATTCCCCTTGCTTTCTACATACTGTTCGGGATGTTTGTGCAGGCACTCTCACCGGATAAGTATTTAGGGATGGCCATCACCGGACTTTTTGTTGCCGTTTTCGCCACCCCTCTGTCCGGATCCCTTGGCATTGAACATCCGTTATTGAAAGTAGGTGCCATGCCATCGGTTACCTTTTCTGATATGACCGGAGTCAGTAATAATGCCGGGACCTTTTACCTGTTTTCCACACATTGGATGATACTGGGGCTGATTTTGTCTCTGATAGCACTTCACATTTGGAGACGGGGTATCACCGAGCGATTTCTTATTCATGCCAGACAGTTATTCAGAGGATGGTCGCAGAGACGATTAGCTGTTGTTGCAGTTCTTGGAATAGCTTTCTTGTGCACTTCAGGGATGATCTTCTACAAAACCAATATCGAATCAGAATACCTGTCAACGAGTGAAAGACTGGATCGATGGGCCGACTATGAAAAAAAGTACAAACATTACGATGAAGAAAAGTGGCTGTATCCCGTTGCTATTTCAACAAATGTGGCGCTTTATCCGGAAAAAAGAAGCTACACTGTAGATGCTGTTTACACTTTAACGAACAAAAGTGATACCGTTGTGAACAGGGCTCTGATCATAGAAAAGAAAAGCATAACCGATATTCAGCTCGAAGGTGCTACCCTCATCTATCACGATGCCACGCTTGGTATCTATGAATTTCTCTTCAACAAGCCGGTGCTTCCCGGTGATAAGGTCGCACTCACATTCACTGCACAAAGCAATCAAGAAGGACTCCGTTCCGGAAATGACCTGGTGGATAACGGAAGTTATGTGCATCTGAGGGATTTTAGTCCTTATTTGGGCTATACGGATAACCTGGAAGTTTCCGACAAAACAGAACGTGAAAAGCGCGGCCTCCCAGAACGTGAACAAGAGCAACCTTCAGCAGCCGATTTTGAAGTGATGGAATCCGGTTTTGGTCGGGTTGATTTGGAAACTACATTATCTGTACCTGCGTCCCAAACAGGTATCTCTGTCGGTGATCTAAAAGAACAATGGTCGAAAAATGGCAGAAACTACTACCGGTATGAATCTTCAAAACCAGTAGCTCCCGCCATTAGCTATCATTCTGCAGATTATGCCATAGAACAAGAGGACTATAAAGGAATCAGCCTTGAGCATTATTTCCATCCCGGTCATGAGTTCAATAATCCGACCACTATGAGTAGCATGAAACAAACCCTGGATTACGCTCAGAAAGAGTTTGGAGAATATCCCCTTGAACACCTGCGTATTGTAGAAATACCTTCATTCTGGGGATTTGGAGGCTTCGCTGCCAGTGGTACCATCAGCATGGTTGAAGATAACTTCTATCTTGTTGATGAAAGGGATACTTCCACTTTCAGCTTGGTTGCAAAACGCGCCATTCACGAAGTAGCGCACCAGTGGTGGGGACATATGCTGAGTACTCAAAGCATAAGTGGAGGTGCCATTTTTGTAGAAGGCTTTGCCAAATACACCGAAGCCGTTGTAATGGAAAAATACTACGGCATGGCCTCCCTTTATCAACTCAGTGAGTCTGCCAATCATACCTATTTTAATGGGCGTTCTTACGCTTCTGCACCGGAACAACCCCTTTACCTGGAGCAGGGGGAACACTACATGCTCTATGGGAAAAGCTATATTGTGATGATGGCCCTTAAAGAACTCATTGGTGAAGAATCATTAAACCGGGTATTAAAAACCCTGATAAATCGACATAAAAATGAACTCGATGCATCGGTAACTTCGCCAGAGTTCTTAAATGAAATCTATAAGTCCATACCGAAGGAATATCATAGCCTGATTGATGACTGGTTTAAGAAAATCATTACCTATAACCTGTCAATATCTGATGCAGGATATAGCACACTTGCCAATGGTACCTTTCAGATTACTATTACTATAGAAGCAGAAAAACTTGAGTCGATTAACGGAATAGAATCCCCGGTTTCAATGAATGAGCCGGTATCGATTGGGCTGTTTTCAGTTCATCCTTCCGAAGCTTCTAAAGAAGACATTATAATTCTTAAGCCCCGCGAAATTAAAGATGGCAAACAGCAGTTGGTGATACAGGTTGACACTCTTCCACAGTATGTGAGTATCGACCCCTATGGAACTCGCCCTGATCTTGTCAGGCAAGACAATCACCTTAAATTGGAATAG
- a CDS encoding SIMPL domain-containing protein (The SIMPL domain is named for its presence in mouse protein SIMPL (signalling molecule that associates with mouse pelle-like kinase). Bacterial member BP26, from Brucella, was shown to assemble into a channel-like structure, while YggE from E. coli has been associated with resistance to oxidative stress.) → MDTQNNRNSIILGIGIIVGLASLGFLLRNAAITYKEYERTVTVKGLAEQEHLADVVIWPIQFTEANNQLSDIYMDLERSKQKIKDFLIENGVSEEEISASTPFVTDKSAQQYGGADNPEYRYVADQTVTVYSEDVLQVRGIMNKLAELGKQGVALTGNEYQVRTEYLFNSLNDIKPQMIEESTKEARKVAQKFAEDSDSKLGKIKTAYQGQFSISPRDNNNPHIKNVRVVSTVVYYLSD, encoded by the coding sequence ATGGATACACAGAACAATCGTAATTCTATCATACTTGGAATCGGCATAATTGTAGGTTTGGCTTCCCTTGGGTTTCTTCTTCGAAACGCGGCTATTACCTACAAAGAATATGAGCGAACAGTTACCGTAAAGGGACTGGCTGAACAGGAGCACCTTGCTGATGTTGTAATCTGGCCGATTCAATTTACAGAAGCCAATAATCAGCTTTCCGATATTTACATGGACCTGGAGCGCAGCAAGCAAAAAATAAAAGACTTCCTAATTGAGAATGGAGTGAGCGAAGAAGAGATTTCGGCATCTACTCCGTTTGTAACCGACAAGTCAGCCCAGCAATATGGTGGCGCTGATAATCCTGAATACCGATACGTGGCCGATCAAACCGTTACCGTTTATTCTGAGGATGTTCTTCAGGTGCGCGGAATTATGAATAAACTGGCTGAGCTTGGAAAGCAGGGAGTGGCTTTAACCGGAAATGAATATCAGGTGCGAACAGAATACCTGTTTAACAGCCTGAACGATATAAAGCCTCAGATGATCGAGGAATCTACCAAAGAAGCCCGCAAGGTAGCCCAGAAATTTGCCGAAGATTCTGACAGTAAGCTCGGTAAAATCAAAACGGCTTATCAGGGGCAGTTCAGCATTTCACCACGGGACAATAACAACCCGCACATCAAAAATGTACGCGTGGTTTCTACAGTCGTTTATTACCTGTCTGATTAA
- a CDS encoding type 1 glutamine amidotransferase, producing the protein MYDREPVIGITGPVEGGTGAWIFTALSVILQGGKPLRINPDMPRSIDQIDGLILGGGADVEPLKYGQQRIIKAKLARDKRTVFEWILSILFFPLYWLARYFQHTKKSPIDLGRDKLELKLLSQAIERGLPVLGICRGMQLMNVHFKGTLHQDIRGFYAEKAQVSSIFPKKRIRIKDHTKLCELLQTDICNVNALHNQAIDKPGEGIEVACTELNTRITQAIEHTEYPFMIGVQWHPEYLIQIARQRNIFKQLVNAAK; encoded by the coding sequence ATGTACGATAGAGAACCGGTTATTGGTATAACAGGTCCAGTTGAAGGTGGAACAGGCGCTTGGATTTTTACTGCATTGTCAGTAATTCTGCAGGGCGGTAAGCCCCTGCGTATCAACCCGGATATGCCCAGAAGCATCGATCAGATAGATGGACTGATTTTGGGTGGAGGCGCTGATGTGGAGCCTCTGAAATATGGCCAGCAGCGCATTATAAAAGCCAAACTGGCTCGAGATAAGCGTACCGTTTTTGAATGGATTCTTTCCATATTATTTTTCCCACTCTACTGGCTGGCCCGCTATTTCCAACACACTAAAAAATCACCTATCGACCTGGGGCGGGATAAGCTGGAACTAAAACTACTGTCACAGGCGATCGAACGAGGGTTGCCGGTGTTGGGCATTTGCAGAGGAATGCAGCTTATGAATGTGCATTTTAAGGGGACGCTACACCAGGATATTCGCGGGTTTTATGCAGAGAAAGCGCAGGTCTCATCTATCTTTCCAAAAAAGCGAATCAGGATTAAAGATCATACCAAACTCTGCGAGTTGCTCCAAACCGATATCTGCAACGTCAATGCCTTGCACAACCAGGCTATTGATAAGCCAGGAGAAGGAATCGAAGTGGCTTGTACGGAATTAAATACCAGAATCACACAGGCTATTGAACATACCGAATATCCCTTCATGATTGGTGTGCAATGGCACCCGGAATACCTGATCCAAATCGCCCGCCAGCGAAATATCTTTAAGCAGCTGGTTAATGCGGCAAAGTGA
- a CDS encoding amidoligase family protein — protein sequence MKFKNPPVQENQDGEERSVGFEFEFTGVEMADAADMIVDLYGGEVEQISGYEFKVNDTGFGTFSLELDASLFLNKKYEGVLKSVGLNVEKLKNKAKLEDTLREMASTVVPFEIITPPIPLSKLDVLNKLVDKLRDWKAKGTGSSFFYAFGLHLNPEVPELTAESLHRHLKAYVMLDAWIRQDAEIDISRKLTPYINEYEMKYIRHILQEEYQPDLETLIRDYFEFDNSRNRPLDMLPVFKFLNKELTEELLEDTLTSARPTFHYRLPNCSIQDESWSMGEEWNRWWLVERLANDEQALNQYARRFLGMDEKTLFSVKRKWIKLMDRWVQDVR from the coding sequence TTGAAGTTTAAGAATCCACCAGTACAAGAAAATCAGGATGGCGAAGAGCGCTCAGTAGGCTTTGAATTTGAATTCACCGGTGTAGAAATGGCCGATGCAGCCGATATGATTGTTGACCTTTATGGCGGCGAAGTCGAGCAGATTAGTGGATATGAGTTTAAGGTAAATGATACCGGCTTCGGTACGTTTTCTTTGGAGCTGGATGCCAGTCTTTTCCTCAATAAAAAATATGAGGGTGTTTTAAAATCTGTGGGCCTGAATGTGGAAAAGCTCAAAAACAAAGCCAAGCTTGAAGATACGCTAAGAGAGATGGCTTCAACAGTAGTTCCGTTTGAGATTATTACACCACCGATCCCGCTTTCAAAATTAGATGTCCTGAATAAACTGGTCGACAAACTCCGGGATTGGAAAGCCAAAGGAACCGGGAGTTCCTTCTTTTATGCTTTTGGACTGCACTTGAATCCGGAAGTGCCGGAGTTAACAGCCGAAAGTTTGCATCGGCATTTAAAAGCCTATGTAATGCTGGATGCGTGGATTCGTCAGGATGCTGAAATTGATATCAGCCGTAAACTGACGCCCTACATTAATGAGTACGAGATGAAATATATCCGGCATATTCTGCAGGAAGAATACCAGCCTGATTTGGAAACGCTGATTCGGGATTATTTTGAATTTGATAACTCCCGGAATCGCCCGTTGGATATGCTCCCCGTATTCAAGTTTTTGAATAAGGAACTTACGGAAGAACTGTTAGAAGATACGTTGACCTCAGCTCGGCCAACTTTTCATTACCGGCTTCCGAATTGCTCCATTCAGGATGAAAGCTGGTCAATGGGCGAGGAATGGAACCGTTGGTGGTTGGTTGAACGTTTAGCAAATGATGAACAGGCACTGAATCAATACGCAAGGAGGTTTCTGGGAATGGACGAGAAAACGCTGTTTAGCGTAAAAAGAAAATGGATCAAACTCATGGATCGCTGGGTGCAAGATGTACGATAG
- a CDS encoding ABC-F family ATP-binding cassette domain-containing protein yields the protein MTYLSTENLSKNFGIKPLFEDLTFGISKGDKAALIAPNGTGKSTLLKILAGEMEPDSGKVMTQKGIQIGFLAQEPDMDDSMTISEFIAHGNSEKIRIVQRYEKAVREQAEDFNPQTQQAFEKATAAMDAAEAWDVEQQMEQILGALNIYDLDQSIASLSGGERKRVALAFVLLDEPDLLILDEPTNHLDVEMIEWLESYLAKSTMTLLMVTHDRYFLDRVCNHILELDYGKLYHHKGNYEYYLEKKAEREEIEATEIAKAGKLMKKELEWMRRGPKARTTKSKSRIKDFYKTREKAQSGREETELQLDVNMSRMGGKVLELKNINKAFDETIILDDFSYQFLQGERIGVLGKNGVGKSTFLKILLGEEKADSGEIETGETIVFGHYQQKGIKIDESKRVIEVIKEVAEVIELSNGDKITSSQFLEHFMFPSKAQYTPVEKLSGGEKRRLGLMMVLIKNPNFLILDEPTNDLDLLTLNKLEDFLQNFGGCLIIVSHDRFFMDKLVDHYFVFEGQGVIDDFHGTYEEYREEMLNRMSETSSPKKEKPVADTKPDPKQKNTSDQPKKLNYNERREFNKLEKEIAKMEEEKAELEKKMSAGGLSYEELNELSQEFEQLKETLEEKELVWLEMAERA from the coding sequence ATGACCTACCTTTCCACTGAAAACCTTTCCAAAAATTTTGGGATTAAACCTCTTTTTGAGGATCTGACATTTGGCATCTCCAAAGGAGATAAAGCAGCCCTTATTGCACCCAATGGTACCGGGAAATCTACACTTCTTAAAATCCTCGCCGGGGAAATGGAGCCGGATTCCGGAAAAGTCATGACTCAGAAAGGCATACAGATTGGTTTCCTCGCACAGGAGCCCGACATGGATGATAGCATGACCATCAGTGAGTTTATCGCACATGGAAACTCAGAGAAGATCCGCATTGTACAGCGTTATGAAAAAGCTGTTCGGGAACAGGCCGAGGATTTCAATCCACAAACCCAGCAGGCTTTTGAGAAAGCAACCGCTGCCATGGATGCCGCCGAGGCCTGGGATGTAGAGCAACAGATGGAGCAGATTCTGGGCGCACTCAACATCTACGATCTGGATCAGTCTATCGCTTCTCTTTCCGGAGGAGAACGCAAGCGGGTTGCCCTGGCTTTTGTGCTGCTGGATGAACCGGATCTGCTGATCCTGGATGAACCTACTAACCATCTGGATGTAGAAATGATTGAGTGGCTGGAATCGTATCTCGCCAAAAGTACGATGACCTTGCTGATGGTGACTCACGATCGCTACTTTCTGGATCGGGTTTGTAATCATATCCTGGAACTGGATTATGGCAAACTCTATCACCACAAAGGAAATTACGAATATTACCTCGAGAAAAAGGCCGAGCGGGAGGAGATAGAGGCTACCGAAATTGCCAAGGCTGGCAAGCTGATGAAAAAAGAGCTGGAATGGATGCGGCGCGGCCCCAAAGCCCGAACCACCAAATCTAAATCGCGCATCAAAGATTTCTACAAGACCAGGGAAAAAGCTCAGTCTGGTCGCGAAGAAACGGAGCTTCAGCTGGATGTAAATATGAGCCGCATGGGCGGAAAGGTACTTGAGCTCAAAAATATCAATAAAGCTTTTGATGAAACCATAATTCTGGACGACTTCAGCTACCAGTTTTTGCAGGGCGAACGCATCGGGGTATTAGGCAAAAACGGAGTAGGCAAAAGCACCTTCCTTAAAATTTTGCTTGGCGAAGAGAAAGCGGATTCCGGTGAGATTGAAACCGGCGAAACCATTGTCTTTGGTCATTATCAGCAGAAGGGAATAAAGATTGATGAGTCGAAGCGGGTTATTGAAGTGATCAAAGAGGTAGCTGAAGTAATTGAGCTTTCCAACGGCGATAAAATCACGTCTTCTCAGTTTCTGGAACATTTTATGTTTCCTTCCAAAGCGCAGTATACCCCGGTTGAGAAACTGAGTGGAGGTGAAAAGCGGCGGCTGGGACTGATGATGGTGCTTATCAAGAACCCCAATTTTCTAATCCTGGATGAGCCCACCAACGACCTGGACTTGTTGACTCTGAACAAACTGGAAGACTTTCTTCAAAATTTTGGAGGCTGCCTGATTATTGTATCTCACGATCGCTTTTTTATGGACAAGCTGGTGGATCACTATTTCGTATTTGAGGGACAGGGTGTAATCGATGATTTCCACGGAACCTATGAAGAATACCGGGAAGAAATGCTGAATCGTATGAGTGAGACTTCATCCCCGAAAAAGGAGAAACCGGTAGCTGATACCAAGCCCGACCCAAAACAAAAAAACACATCAGATCAGCCCAAAAAACTCAATTATAATGAGCGGCGTGAATTCAACAAACTGGAGAAAGAGATTGCCAAAATGGAAGAAGAAAAAGCGGAGCTCGAGAAAAAAATGAGTGCAGGTGGTTTAAGCTATGAGGAATTAAATGAACTCTCTCAGGAGTTTGAACAGCTCAAGGAAACGCTGGAAGAAAAAGAGCTTGTCTGGCTGGAAATGGCAGAACGAGCGTAG
- a CDS encoding ABC transporter ATP-binding protein, translated as MNTLHIQNISKTYPNGTKALNDVSLTIENGMFGLLGANGAGKSSLMRTIATLQSPTSGRIQFNECDIHQNPDIIRKGLGYLPQEFGVYPKLTAVELLHHIGVLKGLLNKKERSQQIESLLHQTNLWEHRKKHVHTYSGGMRQRFGIAQALLGDPKIIIVDEPTAGLDPEERHRFLNMLSKIGENIIVILSTHIVADIYNLCSSMAILDRGSILIHGNPSDLVESLDGQIWRKTIPSDDLPHYRENYDVISTRLVAGETQIHIKAEHVPDIDFEAVPPNLEDYYFSIVPKSEQQTMGLS; from the coding sequence ATGAATACCCTCCACATTCAAAACATATCCAAAACCTATCCCAATGGAACCAAAGCGCTGAACGATGTATCTCTTACCATAGAGAATGGGATGTTTGGTCTGCTTGGAGCCAATGGAGCAGGAAAGTCTTCCCTGATGCGTACCATCGCCACGCTACAATCTCCCACTTCGGGCAGAATTCAGTTTAACGAGTGCGACATACACCAAAATCCGGATATTATTCGCAAAGGACTTGGATACCTTCCCCAGGAATTCGGGGTGTATCCTAAACTAACGGCCGTTGAGCTTTTACACCACATTGGTGTTTTAAAGGGACTTTTGAATAAGAAAGAGCGCAGCCAGCAAATTGAAAGCCTGCTGCATCAAACCAATTTATGGGAGCACCGGAAAAAGCACGTCCATACCTATTCGGGAGGAATGCGCCAGCGTTTTGGTATTGCCCAGGCTCTGCTTGGAGATCCGAAGATCATCATTGTCGATGAACCGACAGCAGGATTGGATCCCGAAGAACGGCATCGGTTCCTGAATATGCTGAGTAAAATCGGGGAGAATATCATCGTCATTCTTTCCACTCATATAGTCGCTGACATTTACAACCTCTGCTCCAGTATGGCAATTCTGGATCGCGGCAGCATACTGATTCACGGCAATCCTTCTGATCTTGTAGAAAGTTTAGACGGACAAATATGGAGAAAGACGATTCCCTCCGATGACCTCCCCCACTATCGAGAAAACTATGACGTGATTTCCACGCGACTGGTAGCCGGAGAGACTCAGATTCACATAAAGGCAGAACACGTACCCGACATCGATTTTGAAGCAGTTCCTCCAAACCTGGAAGATTACTATTTCTCTATTGTTCCAAAATCAGAACAGCAAACTATGGGCTTATCATGA